TCTTGAAAGACAAAATCGCTTATAGTTTGTCCGAAGTTTTTGGTTTGTTTTTTGTCAAAGTTTATCTGATCATTTTGTTATTGCAGAACCTTTCAATCTGGGCATTTGTCTGGCTATTCGCGCGCCGCGTCGTCGTCGGCCTGGCTATTTTGCATTTTACTGTCGATTTTGGCATTGATTTGGTCGGCGACGCGAAAAAATTGTTCATGATCCCCATTTTTGGCTTATTCGTTAGCGCGCTTAATTTTTTACTTTTATTTGTTTTTCTGAAAAATAAAAATTTTAAGTTTATCGCCCATCTATTGCTGGCCACGGCGCTGCTGGTTAATGTTTTTTTGTCATTGGCGCTTGGCCCGATCTATTGGATGAATTTTCGATAACATAGAACACAGAACATGGAACATAGAGCATAGAGCAGGTGTGAAATAAAAATATAATTGTAAAATTAAAGTTTAGAAAAATATCTGCGGACGAAAAATAAATATAATTAATTTAATTTTTTAAATTTAGAGAAGAGCTGGCAATAGAAAAAAGATGGTTTGATAAGAATTACGTTTTCCGTTTCGCCATGTTCTATGTTCCATGCTCTTTGCTCCTTGTTTATGCCCGAGCTTCAATTAGTCCGAATCTTATTGCTAACCTCGCTGTCTTTTGTCCTTGCCTTTGCCTGTACGCCGATCCTGACCCATTTTTTGTATAAATATAAGATGGGCAAGAAGATCCGCAACAACGGCAATACGCCGATCTTCACCGCCCTGCATCTGCATAAAGCCGGCACGCCGACCATGGGCGGAGTTTTGATCTGGGGAACTTTGCTTATTTTGATCATTGTTTTTTTCTATTTGGGAAAATTTTTCCCCAGTCTGTCGGCTTTGAACTTTTTTTCCCGCTCTGAAACTCTTTTGCCTTTGGGAATTTTGATTTTTAGCGCCATCATCGGCTTGGCCGATGACTGGCTGGATATCCGGGGCCAGGGCAAAGGCGGCTTGCGCATGAAACACCGCCTTCTTATCTATACGGTGATCGCGGCGATCGGCGCGGCTTGGTTTTATTTTAAATTGGATTGGACGACTTTGCATATTCCGTTTTTGGGAAACTTTGAGATCGGCGCCTGGTATATTCCGTTTTTTATTTTTGTCATTGTCGCCACCGCTTTCTCCGTTAACGAAACCGATGGCTTGGACGGTTTGGCCGGCGGAACTTTGTTGATCGCTTTTGCTTCTTTTTCGGTAATTTCTTTTTCTTTAGGCAGATTCGATCTGGCCGCTTTTTGCGGAGTCATCATCGGCGCTTTAATCGCCTTTCTTTGGTTTAATATTACTCCGGCCAGATTTATCATGGGCGATACCGGAGCGATGAGCATGGGGATCGCGCTTGGTGTTATCGCCTTGCTGACCAACAGCGCTTTTATCCTGCCGTTGGTCGGTTTCATTTTTGTGATCGAATCTTTATCGGTTATCATTCAGCTAACTTCCAAAAAATTACGCGGCGGAAAAAAAGTTTTCCAATCCGCGCCGATCCATCATCATTTTCAGGCGATCGGCTGGTCCGAGCC
The sequence above is drawn from the Patescibacteria group bacterium genome and encodes:
- the mraY gene encoding phospho-N-acetylmuramoyl-pentapeptide-transferase, producing MFHALCSLFMPELQLVRILLLTSLSFVLAFACTPILTHFLYKYKMGKKIRNNGNTPIFTALHLHKAGTPTMGGVLIWGTLLILIIVFFYLGKFFPSLSALNFFSRSETLLPLGILIFSAIIGLADDWLDIRGQGKGGLRMKHRLLIYTVIAAIGAAWFYFKLDWTTLHIPFLGNFEIGAWYIPFFIFVIVATAFSVNETDGLDGLAGGTLLIAFASFSVISFSLGRFDLAAFCGVIIGALIAFLWFNITPARFIMGDTGAMSMGIALGVIALLTNSAFILPLVGFIFVIESLSVIIQLTSKKLRGGKKVFQSAPIHHHFQAIGWSEPKIVMRFWMIAGVAAAIGLAMFFLDIKF